The sequence gaCCCCCAACACTTTCTGTTAATATAATagatttttatgttgaaaGAGTTAAAAAGTCTGAATAGCTAACTAAAAACTTTGTGTATTCGTGTCATAGGGAAAGCTGCTGAAGTAATCTGTTGTTCATGcacatttgattcatttcgttCCAGCTACTGAAAGCCGAAAGGCATGTCGAATTCAAGCTGAGCTGCTGTGTGCTGTCTGGAATCAAGCAATCCATCCGTTGCGTTTAGTCATTTGAACAGGAATCTAATGGCTGTCAATAGGTGGCTGAAATTATGTCCACCAGGTAGCGCGAGTGTCTTTAGCACTGACGCATAGCGGCCATTATGTTGTTAGACGCAGCAGAGATGGGTTGCTGGTCCTGACGTTTCTcacgatgaaaattaaaaggtaTTCATTGTTAATTTCGTATTGTTATTGAATGTAAAATGTTGATGTGAAAATTTACAGTTTATTTATCATGTAGAAACCAATTTGCAAATTCATTCAACTCAGACTTGGAAGTGCCTGTACATTGCCGAAATGGCGTGCCTCGTGTGTCTTGCTGCCTGTTCTTAGGCGTACGTCTCATCCCATGCAACagcaaaaagtaattattttgatcaaatgtcTTGAAAAGTACTACAGATTTTGTTAACATGACTAGAGTGTAGACCAATTGTCTCTGCCTCTATAGAAATTTTGTATCTCGTATCAAAGTTATTTTCTTGGGCTGCGTAGTGTTCTGTTACTTTTTGTATTCTTTTGTTATAATGAGTGTGTACACAGTTGTGTTtctcgaaaataattttattttcttaaataggtATAACAAACACTTCTTTAACACTGTTGGTTACCTTGTTGCAGCCaaatggtgaaaggtgtgacaAAGACAGATTGAACCGTTGTATGCAGCATGAGGTTGCAGTGTGATCCAGAAGTAGCCGTGTTGGACCTGAAATTGCTGTGCTGTTGTACCGGAGCTGTTCCATCTGGGTTCctgacttgaaaatttttgtgttgtttgccTGCCAGTATTTTGTATTGTGATTTCAGATAGTTTGATCTGTCGTCTTTTgagttttcattcaatcatgCAGTATACGACTGAGGCAACCTGATCAATGTCAGGTTTGACACAGTCGAGAACTGCTAGATCAAACAAGCTTTCtgcgccaaacaaataataatttgcatATAACTTGCACCATGTTATTATCGCGGTAGAGAAAGCgacaggccccccccccctggggGCCACAGGAAAAGTATGTATGACAATattataaaatttgaaataaaaacttttgttataaataaaatttcatgtatagtaaattgttttaataaaatttcccgataattttttaataactttGTGTAAGgtgggtttttttaaattttttttcaaaaacaaaagtctgGACTTAGCAGAAAATGGAAGGTGAATATGAATTTTTAGAACACTTGTGATTTATCGATCAATCTTGTATTTCAGCAATCTTTCAACACATCCAGAGAAATACTTCAGAACTTTGGTGTACAGGTCGGAGCAACATAAGTAGTGGGGACATAGTCGGGAGAATTGCTGGTGTAATACATATGAACCTCAGTTTTGTAGTAGTTTGGAGCAGGGTAATACTTAAATTCCGATGTAGTATACCAGGCAGCGTACGTGGTTGTGTAATAGGCGgcttcttcggtgtagtacttgggggctgCGCTGTtgtagctaggtgtagcgtaggtcttggtgtagtaaactggagtgCTCATCAGTGTAGTGTTTTAGATCAACGTATCACGAAAGAGCATCTTCTGTTTAGCAAGTCGGGgctgcgtaatacttggccgcctcagttgtggttgtgtagATCGGGGCAGAGAAGTACTTtggcgcttcggtgtagtactcgaccGTTTTGGTGGAGTTATAagcgggagcctcggtgtagcaaCTGAGAACAGAGTAGTACTTGAAAAATAGGTGCAGTAAGTAGATGAGAACAGAGTAATACttaggagcctcggtgtagtaggatggggcagcatacgtaatCATGTAGTACTCCatcgccttggtggtgtagtaactccagGCAGCATGCGTTGTCATGTAGTAATCGgtcgccttggtggtgtagtaactcggggcagtgCAATACTTCAGGGCGTCAGTGTAGTGGCTCGGGCAGCGTTAGTTGTGGTATAAAACACCGGtgctttagtggtgtagtacttgaagaCCTCGATGCAGaaactggtcgttgcgtaagttgtgtaggaaggcggcggcgttgcggtttggtttgCGCCATACCAAgtagacatcggtacaccagtgatcgacccagccatcaacgatacaacacccaacaggagcacgacgccatagttatctaaacaagaaataaatttaaacattagaacaacattagaaaaaaatagaattgatacaaaagtcaatgtaaaaataagaatatctACCCATAATTGAGAATCGGTTACACGATGGGGAATCCAGTTGGTGACAGATAAGGCTCTGCAGTTTGGGCAcgacttccttttttttttttaacgactcCTTTTACGCACAGTAATACTTCGGGACgtaggtgtagtagctcggggcagcgtaggatgtagtgtagtacttgagcGCTTCGGTGTTGTAGTACTgcggggcctcggtgtagtactccgcctCTCTGGTGATGTAACTCAGGGCAGAGTTATACTTCGGGGATTCGGTGTAGCTGCTCGGGGCATCATGAATTGTAGCGTAACACTCttgagccttggtggtgtaggaaccggttgttgcgtatgttgttgttgttgtagtagtaAGGCGGCACGTTGCGGTTTGGCATCCACCATACCCagaagacatcggtacaccagtggtcgacccagccttCAACGATACGACACCCAACAGCATACGACGCCTTAGTTAACTAGACagtaaacaaattcaaacattAATATTCACTAATAACTTACAaattaacaaacagaaaataattggcataaatagaaaaattcaaagtaaagaaaagacataaaatatttacccatggttGAGAAGTATGAGAACTGCAATACGTTGAAGAAGGCAGATGGTGAgtgcgctgcagttgttgccgtgtcggagatgctcactcgactgactttccttcgccttttctctctccttttatacgatattttttctcacccttaCCTCTAAAGCCTTGCGGGtgttgtacctgcttgataatgatgcaaaacgTCCGTCCTCACCCATCCTCTACACCattgcatgacacgttttacgtaaagatctccgtgaccttcgagtgtGTTACtgactttttcttctgcagTTTGCttgggatgggtctacaacaaccaatatcaaaatgaataccaaatgggtATGTaacacgtgtcgttctcacccaacctctaaaccactgcatgacacgttttacgtaaagatctccgtgaccttcaagTGTCTTActggctttttcttttgcaggTTGActttgctggggatgggtgtACAACAAACAATATCGAATACTATTTGAAATGGTTATGGCTTAAAACTCACATTATACCAATTGACATTTGAgtcatttgactcgtttctttggtgaatgaataaataataatgatttaaTCCATTTGGAACCGTTTGAAGGACAGTCGgcctttttgaaaatattcctcTGCAATcttatatataagaaaaaaatgtaacatgTTAACCATCACTGCAAATTTAAAGGAAACAAGCTTACCAAGAGTACGAGtcccttgtttgtttgtgatgAGCAATAATGGGGCCTGAGTCAAGCGAGCGTAGCAGGCGAATTTCATTCGTGATTCGTCTCCACTCCACTCGACACTCGAGTATGAGTCTCCACTCACAAATGAGAAAAACTCTCGTAAAGAGAATGCTACAGTTTAACATGTATTTAAACCGATTATTCAGAACTACAACAAGAACTGTTCTACGGATTGTCGCATCACTTGTCGACGGGATCGCAGCCGAAGTTCTTCAAGATAATTTATGGGCATCAGTTCAGGTTGTTTTACATCTTCCATTGTTATGCGACATCCATAACAAAGAACAGCACTCCAATCACTTTTGATTTGGTCATTGGACGTCTTACAACACGGTTTGCCCTGAGAATTGCAATTAGAATTACACGATGTTGAGTCTTGATGCTGAACAGTTCCAACGGATTGCAATGGATGGTTTCTCAAATTATCCGAGGGATGACCGGATGGTCCACTTCGCGAAATAGTCTGTGAAACGTGTCGGGCGGTTGATGCACTACAAACTGATGACTCTTCAATGGCCGAAAGGCATAAAAGACAAAGTGAATCTCTTTCACAATCGGATGGATTCGGATCAGCAATGTTTGATTTCAGTTTATCACTGATACGAAATAAAGTTGAAATTGTAGCTGGAAAATTGGTCTGCAAAGTTACTACGAAGTCTTCAGTTAATCGCCCAATACTGGAAGTTGAACCTAACTATTAATGAAATAAGAACAATTAAGAATTAATGAAAGGTTATGTTCAAGTCAACCACAAACAGCACTGTGTGCGACAGTAGATTACCTTCGATGACAATGTAGGCAGGCACACTGAATCAACCCCTAAGAAATTTGCTAAATACGCCACTTCTTTATCGACAAACTCACGCATAGGTCGTAGAAAAACAGTACCGGTACGGGAATCCGTAAATCCCTGtagtaaagaaaaatgtaaagaaattaatttattcgTTATAAAGTATAAAGAATCGACGGCAACTTACTATCTCATGGGCAATCTGAGCCCCCCTTCCTTAACCGATAGCAGATAAAAGTTGGCCGGCCAATTTAGTAGCATTTGGAACTAAAAATACTTTTGCGTGATTCAATCGAGtagctatttcttttttctagctATTTCGATTCTGAATTCTTTTATTGTAATGTGCAATAAcaggaaaaaatacaaaacaaattcCAGTTATGTTAATGTTTTGTATTATATGTCTTGAATCGCAGTAGATGACAAAGTTGCTTTTTGGCAGGCTTTGTGGTATCAATTAAAGTTAGGGTCAAAAGCgcgaaaaatttaaagaaggcAATAAAGGTGTTCAAAACGGAAAGAAGCCAAGTGAGCGATAGAGGGTTCTATGCAGTGTTCCGAGTTTGAAACTCCGTCCGTCCACTTTGAATCATTGCATGTTAGAGCAATTAATAGCGGTATTCCCATGAATTGTAGCCTATAATGAATAGAGAGACAAATCTtctgttaaacaaaaaaaaattattgaaaataaaacgctTGTAATCAATTCTTACCAAATGGCCGAAGGGGATGGCGGTAACCCCAGACGTAGGTGCGTTTGATAGGTGACAGATAGCTCGTGCGTAAAGAAGATGGTGGGCGAGTCCAAGGAACGGTAGCAAGGTCCAGTGGACGCAACTCGGGATATTTGTGCCACCAAGGGTCGTTAATCCAAGAATTAGGTTTAAGTAAGGCGTCATCGTCCAAGAAAAGACTGGGTCGCCAAAGCCGGTTGGCCAAACCACGTCGCGGTAAAATCAGACGAGGCTCTATTTTGACGATGGGTTCAAGATGTTTCCCAATGATTTGAGGGGGAAAATTAGACACTGAAGACTGAACATTTGCAAATAAAATGAAGGCTGTTGAATTCATGTCTACTGCCCTTGATGCCTCACCTACATTACCTTTACTATGTATATTGTAGTTGATTTCTGGTAATTGTCACTacacaattttgaaaaaattctaaGCTAATAACACGCTTAGTCTCTCAAAGTTTGCCAGTTTTTTTGGTGGGGAGGGAGGCAGGAAAGCCTGAGATGCATGATtactaaattaattaattgaaaaccATTTTGTCCAAAACTAAATCAAAACACTCAAGCTATTATTCATGACATGCACCAGGAAAAAGATTTTCGGCACGACATGCTCGTTCTAGGAAAGGAGTGACAAACCGGAAATCAAGGGATTGGCAACTTCTTTTGAATCTTGTACACCTTTGCAAGAATCAGCACTTGGGTTGTCATAAGCTCAAATTTTTAATCTGctgttgaatttaaaaaaaaaaatgacatccCATGTATTTTCGCAGGAAGTAACCAAACCCTCGTTAATAATATGATTCTTAATTTGCTGGGGGAAAAAATTACAGGCAAATGATACAATACAcatgcattttttaaatactgggGTTCATGTTTTCTATAAACATATTAATCCAACAATCAAACATACCAGGCATAACCTAGCACACTTAAAGGTAGACTATATTCAATGCTGATAAAGGTCTCAGTTTTGACAAGACGAAGAGTGAGACAACGTGGCACGCTACTATAGTAAGTCGTGTATAACGGATTGTTGCTAAGTCtttaaaacaatcaagaaAAGGACAAatcatatttttgtttaagtgCAATCATGATTCCAACCTTCGGTCTCAGCACTGCAGAGCACAATTACTTGCAACGAAACTGAACTAAATATACGTGAATTGGGACATAATACTGCTTCTAATACATATTCTTTAGTAATACTGTATAAGCCCATAACTCCTAATCGATAAACGTAAATCCTTGTGTACTCTAACGCCGCCacgttgaaataaaaaataatcctACTAGCGATTCAATTCCCTGGTCAGTCGATGTATTGAAACAGATGGTAAGgcttgaaggaaaaataagaagcaGACTTACAAAGAATGATGAACATTCGAGACGTCTAAATTGTTCTGGGTATGAAGGGGCAGCGAGTTGACTATAAAAGATGTGCTATAATCCTTGAACTAATTCATAAACTACGCTACAACAAAATCTATGATGTACGTTGTAATGAATCatgacatttttaaaagtcaGATAggtataaagaagaaaaaaaaaacaagtgaaaaataaaaaaataaaagttttgatCAAGCCAAATACATCAATCGATGTAACGCGGGTCGAATTTGACAGATTTCGGTTCAGGAGAAAACTTGGAGGCCATCATAGCAGCTTTCTCGGAGTTCCTTTCGACGTTACGGAGGATATCTTCAACGCTTCCGATTGCGTTATGACAGTGTCTGTCGTATGGCTTACAAAAGCCGACAATCTGTTTCAATTTGTGTAAGGCCTTCTCGGCTTCATCCAATTCTTCTGGCGAAGCGGTACGCGTCTCTGACCAGGTCCGGTTATCTTCACACGTCAAATGGTAATATATGTAGAGGAGGGGGAGGGaacttgattgttttaaaTCTGCCATTTTTTCAACCTCAATTGTTTCTCTCTACTTTTGTtatgctctttttttattaaactaTAATTTTGGCCTTCTAGTGCAACTTAATACGATATTTAGCATAAGTTGAACTATTCTCCAATCGGTTCGTATTAAAAAGTCTTGGGGCTAAAGAAGGTGGCTCTCACGAAAAGGGAGAATAGTTGGACAACTATCGTTTTTTTACAATCCTATACTGAATAAATTGTGGCTTAGGCTAGTATAGTATAATATTCTAAATCCTGTGTGACCGAGTGAAATATTAAAGATCGCAGATATGTCGTATTTTAAGCATTATTCAGTCAATGTGTCATCATCATAGGCTCAAGCTGTAGTGGCCATCTGTATTGATTGCGAAGACTTGCTATATGTTGTTGATCATTTTTGTATATCATTCAAGCTCAAACAGGATTATTCGCGGGAAACGTaagattgaaagaaaaagcggCCATTATTTCGtggataaaagaaacaagtcaAAAGGGGTCCTATTTATAAGGTGAACAGTCAAATGTCGAACGACGAGCCAATGGCTGAGTTCGACATTTGACtcgccaaaaaattaaattaagaaaTAGGATTGACGAAAGAGGGACCTTGACTTTTGCTATACTGCAGACGACAACAAACaagcgagagaaaaaaaaagaaaattcgaatCAGAAGAACTTTTGTACAAGCCAAAGTGTCGAATAATGTGTTAAAAGTAAAACGAGAAAAGAGGTCAAAAGGTGTGTATAGAcagctttttgtttgtttgtttgtttgattttaatttttaggtttgtttgttgtgtctCGTCAGTCCTGGCAGTAAATGTATAGCTGTCATTGCTGATTTCTACATTGATTAATGCCTCGGACCCTTTTTAAAACCTGGGCCGCATACGGTGAGACGGTGATAATCGGAGTTCGGAAAACTCACTGAGCAAGTCGTCCAGAGCCGGATCGATCGGCATGCCGCGAAGGGAACTACCAGCGGGAAGcatggaacggcgcgggggGACCGAAGCCGAGCGGGGTTCGCGCATCAGCATCACGTCGTCCAACGGTTTCAGCGATGTGGACCAGTCTGTATAAAAGACAAGAGGGATAATTATCAAttagaaataaatcaaaagaaaggaTGATAAAGAAAAGCTGCCCAACTATTTCACCGAGACAGAGGTTATCTTTTCTATCAAGagcaataaatattaaaattacaacaacaacgccgATTCCAGACGCTCATCCATCACGTACAAGCTGTTATTGCAATCTCGAGTATAAATAACTGTCTGGCATTGTTCTGCTGGTTGTTCCCGTTCCAAACCGAATACTTCGACAAATATCTCAACATACCCGCATTTCGATTGGAATGGTGAGACAAAGCTGGcaaatttagttttaaaagaaaacttaatAAAACTCCTAGTCCTTAATGTATTGAAGATGAAAACGTAGTTCAGAGTTTTTAAGTTGCTTCACCAACGATAACTACTAAGTGACTTTGATGAGTCTGTTGACATGGATGATGTTGGACAAGAAAACTCTGAGATGTCTGAAATGTCTTCATCATTTTCCCTCTAATTCGGACATTGTGGGCTTAGCCTGGCCTCTGACAAGAAAGAAAGCTATGTCTGCCAGCTTTtaagattaaaaagaattcacACTAAGTTTTACAAAATCAAGATGAGCATACCTgccaaaatattaaaatgtctGTTGTGAAGTCCACAACTTATAATTTCTTTTCATGTTCTATCTATAACTTTTAGTATTTACTTCTAAGCTCTTTATTTTACTCAACTctatcaaatcaaattacaCTTTAATAATGCTTACGAAGAAAAACGTTTCATGACTCATGTGTCGTTCGCTAAATTGTAGTCTGcaaattgtgaaattgaagATGATTTCCATTGCCAGATTGCGAAAATGAGTAAAAAATCGACTCAAATTTATCATCgagttttttattgaatttgtcttttaaaaaacaatattcAATCAAAACGAATGGGTTAAAAAAACTGAATCAAATCAACCAAATAGAACTAAATAAAAGGGAATAAAACCGAATAATAAGATCAAACTAAACTAGCGGTATCGTCAGTACTAGATTGGCAAAGAGGGCAATCAATGTTGACATGGTTTTACATGGGAAATATGTATAAAATGTCTATCTTATGGATGCCTAGTAGACTAGTATTACTCACTAGGGCGTTTGTTGTCCACGACGGGAGCCATTTCGTGAGCCAAGGCGTGCTGGGCGGCTAGTCCGGCTTCCGGTCTAcgatgaagagaaacacctTTCGGGTGGTAGCCGTAGGTGTTGGAGGCTAGTGGACGGAAGTTGAAACCGCTCGGCTCTGAGCTAGTGTAGAGGTGACGGCCTGCAGGTCCCGTATGCGTTGATGAACGGCGATCGCCCTCGTATCTTGTATCCATATCGCCTGCATCATTCACATCATTATATTTTTCATgcagttatttttatttttccatcaaaTCGAAAATTACCATGAAGTCCGCGCATGTTCCAAGTCCAGAACCGAGAGCGATCCTTCAACGTCTGATCGGGTCCAGTGAACCACTCTATatgtcttttcattttgatagtaGAGTTGCTCTGGGTTTAAACGGGACAAATATCCACctatatattttattagtagCATATTGTTTAATAATTAAGTTTGAAAGTTGCTCGGGTTGATAAGCAGGTG is a genomic window of Daphnia pulicaria isolate SC F1-1A chromosome 2, SC_F0-13Bv2, whole genome shotgun sequence containing:
- the LOC124327303 gene encoding cytoplasmic tRNA 2-thiolation protein 2-B-like — encoded protein: MREFVDKEVAYLANFLGVDSVCLPTLSSKLGSTSSIGRLTEDFVVTLQTNFPATISTLFRISDKLKSNIADPNPSDCERDSLCLLCLSAIEESSVCSASTARHVSQTISRSGPSGHPSDNLRNHPLQSVGTVQHQDSTSCNSNCNSQGKPCCKTSNDQIKSDWSAVLCYGCRITMEDVKQPELMPINYLEELRLRSRRQVMRQSVEQFLL
- the LOC124327284 gene encoding uncharacterized protein LOC124327284 isoform X1; translation: MKRHIEWFTGPDQTLKDRSRFWTWNMRGLHGDMDTRYEGDRRSSTHTGPAGRHLYTSSEPSGFNFRPLASNTYGYHPKGVSLHRRPEAGLAAQHALAHEMAPVVDNKRPNWSTSLKPLDDVMLMREPRSASVPPRRSMLPAGSSLRGMPIDPALDDLLKPRLILPRRGLANRLWRPSLFLDDDALLKPNSWINDPWWHKYPELRPLDLATVPWTRPPSSLRTSYLSPIKRTYVWGYRHPLRPFGYNSWEYRY
- the LOC124327284 gene encoding uncharacterized protein LOC124327284 isoform X2 — protein: MKRHIEWFTGPDQTLKDRSRFWTWNMRGLHGDMDTRYEGDRRSSTHTGPAGRHLYTSSEPSGFNFRPLASNTYGYHPKGVSLHRRPEAGLAAQHALAHEMAPVVDNKRPNWSTSLKPLDDVMLMREPRSASVPPRRSMLPAGSSLRGMPIDPALDDLLNNRTWSETRTASPEELDEAEKALHKLKQIVGFCKPYDRHCHNAIGSVEDILRNVERNSEKAAMMASKFSPEPKSVKFDPRYID